A part of Pararoseomonas sp. SCSIO 73927 genomic DNA contains:
- a CDS encoding extracellular solute-binding protein, producing the protein MSCFRRAVFLAASLLLLLGGPLGGAGAAEVNVYTTREAGLLRPLTDLFTERTGIQVRTVFVQGGLAERLESEGRRSPADVAIVVDVGNLMELVDRGLTQPVESAALEAAIPAGLRDAQGRWFALSTRARAIYASRERVPEGEAQGLTYEALAEPRWRGKVCVRSGQHPYNTALFSILMIQHGEAWLRDYLTRLKANLARRAAGGDREVARDILAGVCDVGLANTYYAGLMLSGRGGEEQKRWGEAVRVVMPAGGTAVNISAGAVARNAPNRAEAVRLLEFMASPEAQTLYANGNFENPVRPGTPTNPIVESFGALTPREVSMAEVAARRAAVSRIVDEVGFDR; encoded by the coding sequence ATGAGCTGCTTCCGCCGCGCCGTGTTCCTCGCCGCTTCCCTGCTGCTTCTCCTTGGCGGGCCCCTCGGTGGGGCGGGCGCGGCGGAGGTGAACGTCTACACGACCCGCGAGGCGGGGCTGCTGCGGCCCCTGACCGACCTGTTCACCGAGCGGACGGGCATCCAGGTCCGCACGGTCTTCGTGCAGGGCGGGCTGGCCGAGCGGCTGGAGTCGGAGGGGCGGCGCTCCCCGGCCGATGTCGCGATCGTGGTGGACGTGGGCAACCTGATGGAGCTGGTGGACCGCGGCCTGACGCAGCCGGTGGAGTCGGCGGCGCTGGAGGCCGCGATCCCCGCGGGGCTGCGGGACGCGCAGGGGCGCTGGTTCGCGCTCTCCACCCGCGCGCGGGCGATCTACGCCTCCCGCGAGCGGGTGCCGGAGGGCGAGGCGCAGGGCCTGACCTACGAGGCGCTGGCCGAGCCGCGCTGGAGGGGCAAGGTCTGCGTCCGCTCCGGCCAGCACCCCTACAACACCGCGCTCTTCTCCATCCTGATGATCCAGCACGGGGAGGCCTGGCTGCGGGACTACTTGACGCGGCTGAAGGCCAACCTGGCCCGCCGCGCGGCCGGCGGGGACCGGGAGGTGGCGCGCGACATCCTGGCCGGGGTCTGCGACGTGGGGCTGGCCAACACCTACTACGCCGGGCTGATGCTCTCCGGCCGCGGCGGGGAGGAGCAGAAGCGCTGGGGCGAGGCGGTGCGGGTGGTGATGCCGGCCGGCGGGACGGCGGTGAACATCTCCGCCGGCGCCGTGGCGCGGAACGCCCCGAACCGGGCTGAGGCGGTGCGGCTGCTGGAGTTCATGGCCTCGCCGGAGGCGCAGACCCTCTACGCCAACGGGAACTTCGAGAACCCGGTGCGGCCGGGCACGCCGACCAACCCCATCGTGGAATCCTTCGGCGCGCTGACGCCGCGCGAGGTCTCCATGGCCGAGGTGGCGGCGCGGCGCGCGGCGGTGAGCCGGATCGTGGACGAGGTCGGGTTCGACCGCTGA
- a CDS encoding DNA polymerase III subunit chi produces the protein MAEIGFYHLTRTALEVALPKLLGRVLATGGRAVVRVGGPERLAALDTALWLCPDPDWLPHGTPASGDPDLQPILLTTEDEAPNGARHLFLADGAETARPEAYDRVFDLFDGNDPAALEAARDRWRRARAAGHALTYWQQGPNGWAKRD, from the coding sequence ATGGCGGAGATCGGCTTCTACCACCTGACCCGCACGGCGTTGGAGGTCGCGCTGCCGAAGCTGCTCGGCCGCGTGCTGGCGACAGGCGGCCGCGCCGTGGTGCGGGTGGGCGGGCCGGAGCGGCTGGCGGCGCTGGACACTGCCCTCTGGCTCTGCCCCGACCCGGACTGGCTGCCCCACGGCACCCCGGCCTCGGGCGACCCCGACCTGCAGCCGATCCTGCTGACGACGGAGGACGAGGCCCCGAACGGCGCCCGCCACCTCTTCCTGGCGGACGGCGCGGAGACGGCGCGCCCGGAGGCCTACGACCGCGTCTTCGACCTCTTCGACGGCAACGACCCCGCCGCGCTGGAGGCGGCGCGGGACCGCTGGCGCCGGGCGCGCGCCGCCGGGCACGCCCTCACCTACTGGCAGCAGGGCCCGAACGGCTGGGCGAAGCGGGACTAA
- the cysQ gene encoding 3'(2'),5'-bisphosphate nucleotidase CysQ, giving the protein MNDEDLLALAATLAERAAHAINAIRAAGFAVERKSDESPVTEADRVAEALIVEGLRAATPGIPVVAEEEVSAGLRPALAERYWLVDPLDGTREFAAGRDSFTVNIGLVQGDRAYLGAVAVPASLEIFGGIVPAGLAWKRDAAGQRFIRARPVPGAGAVVLASRHYSDDPRLDRFLEGRKIAEVRKVGSAVKFCRLAEGEGDLYPRFGRTMEWDTAAPQAVLEAAGGRVVSFEGAPLRYGKPEFENGAYLALGAA; this is encoded by the coding sequence ATGAACGACGAAGACCTGCTCGCCCTGGCCGCGACCCTTGCCGAGCGCGCCGCCCACGCCATCAACGCCATTCGCGCCGCCGGCTTCGCGGTGGAGCGCAAGTCCGACGAATCGCCCGTGACGGAGGCGGACCGGGTGGCCGAGGCGCTGATCGTGGAGGGGCTGCGCGCCGCCACGCCCGGCATTCCCGTGGTGGCGGAGGAGGAGGTCTCGGCGGGCCTGAGGCCCGCGCTGGCCGAGCGCTACTGGCTGGTGGACCCGCTGGACGGCACGCGGGAGTTCGCGGCGGGGCGGGACAGCTTCACCGTGAACATCGGGCTGGTGCAGGGGGACCGGGCCTATCTCGGGGCGGTGGCGGTGCCGGCCTCCCTGGAGATCTTCGGGGGCATCGTGCCGGCGGGGCTGGCCTGGAAGCGGGACGCGGCGGGGCAGCGGTTCATCCGGGCGCGGCCGGTGCCGGGGGCGGGGGCGGTGGTGCTGGCGTCGCGCCACTACTCGGACGACCCGCGGCTGGACCGCTTCCTGGAGGGGCGGAAGATCGCGGAGGTGCGGAAGGTCGGGTCGGCCGTGAAGTTCTGCCGGCTGGCAGAGGGGGAGGGCGACCTCTACCCGCGATTCGGGCGCACGATGGAGTGGGACACGGCGGCGCCGCAGGCGGTGCTGGAGGCGGCCGGGGGCCGCGTGGTGTCCTTCGAGGGGGCGCCGCTGCGCTACGGCAAGCCCGAGTTTGAGAACGGGGCCTACCTGGCTCTCGGCGCGGCGTGA
- a CDS encoding VOC family protein: MTDRIADPAARAAAEGSGQVPEGGFAALVPELSVTEIAASLRFWCGPLGFRVAYDRPAARFAFLTHGPARGAAQLMLCERNGRWGTGGMQRPFGRGINLQITVERVAPILEGLEAAGWPLFEAPREAWYRTGDGMAGQREFLVQDPDGYLLRFAERLEGRPALAE; encoded by the coding sequence ATGACCGACCGCATTGCCGACCCCGCCGCCCGCGCGGCCGCCGAGGGTTCGGGACAGGTGCCGGAGGGCGGGTTCGCCGCGCTGGTGCCGGAGCTGTCCGTGACGGAGATCGCGGCGAGCCTGCGCTTCTGGTGCGGGCCGCTCGGCTTTCGCGTCGCCTATGACCGGCCGGCGGCGCGCTTCGCCTTTCTCACCCACGGCCCCGCCCGCGGCGCCGCGCAGTTGATGCTGTGCGAGCGGAACGGCCGGTGGGGGACGGGTGGGATGCAGCGCCCCTTCGGCCGCGGCATCAACCTCCAGATCACCGTGGAGCGGGTCGCGCCGATCCTGGAGGGGCTGGAGGCGGCGGGCTGGCCGCTCTTCGAGGCGCCGCGCGAGGCCTGGTACCGCACCGGCGACGGGATGGCCGGCCAGCGCGAGTTCCTGGTGCAGGACCCGGACGGCTATCTGCTCCGCTTCGCCGAGCGCCTGGAGGGGCGCCCGGCCCTGGCGGAGTGA
- a CDS encoding FAD-binding oxidoreductase — translation MPDTIAPLTVLPLAEPLMAALRAILGPRGMITDPADLEPHLSDWRGLYRGASPALIRPASTEELSAALRLLYEADIPVVPQGGNTSMVGGAMPDESGRQVILSLSRMNRIRDIDPVDMTMVAEAGVVLKTAQDAAAGAGCLFPLSLGAEGTATIGGVLSTNAGGNTTVRYGNARDLMLGLEIVLPDGGVIHGLRRLRKDNTGYALRHLMVGAEGSLGIITAAVLRLFPRARAEATALCAVRSEDAALSLFRRFRDRDETAVRAFEYMSGTGMDFALKHIEGAVLPLSERGDHYVLVDLASSRADADLRGLMEAVLEEALEAGEVTDAALAESEAQRHAIWRLREEHPEAQKREGASVKNDVSVPVSRVPEMIRRCSAALRALIPGSRPVPFGHMGDGNIHMNLEQPEGMEPAAFLARSHDIMDCVNAIVRELDGSFSAEHGIGRLKPDMLAEWRGGAELGAMLRIKAALDPKGLLNPGKVLPA, via the coding sequence ATGCCCGATACGATCGCGCCCCTCACCGTCCTGCCCCTGGCCGAGCCGCTGATGGCGGCGCTGCGGGCGATCCTCGGCCCGCGGGGCATGATCACCGATCCCGCGGACCTGGAACCGCACCTGTCCGACTGGCGCGGGCTGTACCGTGGTGCCTCCCCGGCTCTGATCCGGCCGGCTTCCACCGAGGAGCTCTCGGCGGCGCTGAGGCTGCTCTACGAGGCGGATATCCCGGTGGTGCCGCAGGGCGGGAACACCTCCATGGTCGGCGGGGCCATGCCGGACGAGAGCGGGCGGCAGGTGATCCTCTCCCTCTCCCGCATGAACCGCATCCGCGACATCGACCCGGTCGACATGACGATGGTGGCCGAGGCCGGGGTGGTGCTGAAGACGGCGCAGGACGCTGCGGCGGGGGCGGGCTGCCTCTTCCCCCTCTCTCTCGGGGCCGAGGGCACGGCGACGATCGGCGGCGTGCTCTCCACCAATGCCGGGGGGAACACCACGGTCCGCTACGGCAACGCGCGGGATCTGATGCTGGGGCTGGAGATCGTGCTGCCCGATGGCGGCGTGATCCACGGGCTGCGGCGGCTGCGGAAGGACAACACGGGCTACGCGCTGCGCCACCTGATGGTGGGGGCGGAGGGGTCGCTGGGGATCATCACCGCCGCGGTGCTGCGGCTGTTCCCCCGGGCGCGAGCGGAGGCCACGGCCCTCTGCGCCGTGAGGAGCGAGGACGCGGCGCTGTCCCTGTTCCGCCGCTTCCGGGACCGGGACGAGACGGCGGTGCGGGCCTTCGAGTACATGTCCGGCACGGGGATGGATTTCGCGCTGAAGCACATCGAGGGGGCGGTGCTGCCGCTCTCCGAGCGGGGGGACCACTATGTCCTCGTCGATCTCGCCTCCTCCCGCGCGGATGCCGACCTGCGCGGGCTGATGGAGGCGGTGCTGGAGGAGGCGCTGGAGGCCGGCGAGGTGACCGACGCGGCGCTGGCCGAGAGCGAGGCGCAGCGTCACGCCATCTGGCGCCTGCGCGAGGAGCACCCGGAGGCGCAGAAGCGCGAGGGGGCGAGCGTGAAGAACGACGTCTCCGTCCCCGTCTCCCGCGTGCCGGAGATGATCCGGCGCTGCAGCGCGGCGCTGCGCGCGCTGATCCCGGGCAGCCGGCCCGTGCCCTTCGGGCACATGGGCGACGGCAACATCCACATGAACCTGGAGCAGCCGGAGGGGATGGAGCCCGCCGCCTTCCTGGCGCGTTCCCACGACATCATGGACTGCGTGAACGCCATCGTGCGGGAGCTGGACGGGTCGTTCAGCGCGGAGCACGGCATCGGCCGGCTGAAGCCGGACATGCTGGCGGAGTGGCGCGGGGGCGCGGAGCTGGGGGCGATGCTGCGGATCAAGGCGGCGCTGGACCCCAAGGGCCTGCTGAACCCCGGCAAGGTGCTGCCGGCCTGA
- a CDS encoding iron ABC transporter permease, which produces MRGVRVPLHLLAAAGVAVVALPVLALLAAAARGSGDLWPHLIRHVLPGAAVETLLLLAGVGAVVVGVGTGTAWLVACHRFPGRRVLSAALVLPLALPAYVSAYAWLDVLHPAGPVQSGLRALLAPLEMGPLPMPEIRSLPGCVTVMGSVLYPYVYLPARAAFLAQGAELVQAGRGLGAGGFRLFRSIALPLAWPAVAAGASLALLEALNDVGAAEFLGVRTLTVSVYVTWITRSSLAGAAQVALAILVLVAGLLALESWARARLRGRGAGREGAVPVLRTLSPLAGWLAALSCLIPVLLGFLIPAAYLAWAAWGRVAAFGPPRELGAWIGNSATLSAAATLLTLPAALALAMAARGEALPDRRPVLGRALLRAGRLGYALPGGLVAVGLVVAFGALDGLTEDWARPLPALSGTASALVAAYFVRFLAIPAGGLDAGYAGIRPQLDWSARAMGAGPGRILARVHLPLLAPSLLAAALLVFLDTMKELPATLLLRPFDRETLATALYAEAARGTYEEGAVAALALVAAGLPVIALLVLGGRPPGGQPGLSARG; this is translated from the coding sequence ATGCGGGGGGTCCGCGTCCCGCTCCACCTTCTCGCGGCGGCGGGCGTGGCGGTGGTCGCGCTGCCCGTGCTGGCCCTCCTCGCCGCCGCGGCGCGGGGATCGGGTGACCTCTGGCCGCACCTGATCCGCCACGTCCTGCCCGGGGCGGCGGTGGAGACGCTGCTGCTGCTGGCCGGGGTGGGGGCGGTGGTGGTGGGGGTGGGCACGGGCACGGCTTGGCTGGTGGCCTGCCACCGCTTCCCCGGGCGGCGGGTCCTCTCCGCGGCGCTGGTGCTGCCGCTGGCGCTGCCGGCCTATGTCTCCGCTTATGCCTGGCTGGACGTGCTGCACCCGGCCGGGCCGGTGCAGTCCGGGCTGCGCGCGCTGCTGGCGCCGCTGGAAATGGGGCCGCTGCCGATGCCGGAGATCCGCTCCCTGCCGGGCTGCGTGACCGTGATGGGGAGCGTCCTCTACCCCTATGTCTACCTGCCGGCCCGCGCGGCTTTTCTCGCCCAGGGGGCGGAGCTGGTGCAGGCCGGGCGGGGGCTGGGGGCGGGCGGGTTCCGGCTGTTCCGCTCCATCGCCCTGCCCCTGGCCTGGCCGGCGGTGGCGGCCGGGGCGTCGCTGGCGCTGCTGGAGGCGCTGAACGACGTGGGGGCGGCGGAATTCCTGGGCGTGCGGACGCTGACGGTCTCGGTCTACGTCACCTGGATCACCCGCTCCTCCCTGGCGGGGGCGGCGCAGGTCGCGCTGGCGATCCTGGTGCTGGTGGCGGGCCTGCTGGCGCTGGAGAGCTGGGCGCGGGCCCGGCTGCGCGGCCGCGGGGCGGGGCGGGAGGGGGCGGTGCCGGTGCTCCGGACGCTCTCCCCCCTCGCCGGATGGCTGGCCGCGCTGTCCTGCCTGATCCCCGTGCTGCTGGGCTTCCTGATTCCCGCCGCCTACCTGGCCTGGGCGGCCTGGGGGCGGGTGGCCGCCTTCGGCCCGCCGCGGGAGCTGGGCGCCTGGATCGGCAACAGCGCCACCCTCTCGGCCGCGGCCACGCTGCTGACGCTGCCGGCCGCCCTGGCCCTGGCGATGGCGGCGCGGGGGGAGGCGTTGCCGGACCGGCGGCCGGTGCTGGGCCGGGCGCTGCTGCGGGCCGGGCGGCTGGGTTACGCCCTGCCGGGCGGGCTCGTGGCGGTGGGGCTGGTCGTCGCCTTCGGCGCGCTGGACGGGCTGACGGAGGACTGGGCGCGGCCGCTCCCCGCCCTGTCCGGCACGGCGTCGGCGCTGGTGGCGGCCTATTTCGTGCGATTCCTCGCCATTCCCGCCGGCGGGCTGGATGCGGGCTACGCGGGCATCCGGCCGCAGCTGGACTGGTCCGCCCGCGCCATGGGGGCGGGGCCGGGGCGCATCCTGGCGCGGGTGCACCTGCCGCTGCTGGCGCCCTCGCTCCTCGCCGCCGCGCTGCTGGTGTTCCTGGACACGATGAAGGAGCTGCCGGCCACCCTCCTGCTGCGGCCCTTCGACCGGGAGACCCTCGCCACCGCCCTCTACGCCGAGGCGGCGCGTGGGACCTACGAGGAAGGGGCGGTGGCGGCGCTGGCGCTGGTGGCGGCGGGGCTGCCGGTGATCGCGCTGCTGGTCCTGGGCGGGCGTCCTCCGGGCGGGCAGCCGGGCCTTTCCGCGCGGGGCTGA
- a CDS encoding leucyl aminopeptidase, which translates to MLDIAFAKPTLPESGALVLPLAEEDLGGGLVAEWDRLLGGHLARGISAAEFKGRKGSSTTLYAPGGGLSRLVLVGLGKREALDATAAEAAGGAAVTALGKEGIAAIDARALSARAPGAPSPADIALGAVLRAWRFDRYRTTEKAEDKPRLSAVKVLCDDPGAAKADWASRRAVAEGVFLTRELVSEPANILNPPEFADRLRRLEKLGVEVEVFGQKDLEKLGFGSMLCVSQGSAQPPRMVVMRWNGSDQKKKGSKPIAFIGKGVTFDTGGISIKPAGGMEDMKWDMAGAGVVSGLMAALAGRKAKVDVVGLVGLVENMPSGTATRPGDVVTSYSGQTIEVINTDAEGRLVLADVLSYCRKRFDPAFMVNLATLTGAIIVALGNEHAGLFSNDDGLAQRIQDAGKAVGELAWRMPLGDAYDRQIRSDIADMKNVGGGRAGGSITAAQFIQRFVDGCPWAHLDIAGVAWSGKDQPTVPKGATAWGVRLLDRMVAEHHEGRALAALAPEPAEEATALVSGAGSTSPAVLSEGTPASEPLVPTPDAATRPAEGPAPAPRAPRRPATRRPRR; encoded by the coding sequence ATGCTCGACATCGCCTTCGCCAAGCCCACCCTGCCCGAGAGCGGCGCCCTCGTCCTGCCTCTGGCCGAGGAGGACCTGGGCGGCGGGCTGGTGGCGGAGTGGGACCGGCTGCTGGGCGGGCACCTCGCGCGCGGGATCTCCGCCGCCGAGTTCAAGGGCCGCAAGGGGAGCAGCACGACGCTCTACGCCCCGGGCGGCGGCCTCTCCCGCCTCGTCCTCGTCGGGCTGGGCAAGCGCGAGGCGCTGGACGCCACCGCGGCCGAGGCGGCGGGCGGCGCGGCCGTGACGGCCCTCGGCAAGGAGGGCATCGCCGCCATCGACGCCCGCGCCCTCTCCGCCCGTGCCCCCGGCGCGCCCTCCCCGGCCGACATCGCCCTCGGCGCCGTCCTGCGCGCCTGGCGCTTCGACCGCTACCGCACCACCGAGAAGGCCGAGGACAAGCCGCGCCTGAGCGCCGTGAAGGTGCTCTGCGACGACCCCGGCGCCGCGAAGGCCGACTGGGCCTCCCGCCGTGCAGTGGCGGAGGGCGTGTTCCTGACGCGCGAGCTGGTGAGCGAGCCCGCCAACATCCTCAACCCGCCCGAGTTCGCGGACCGGCTGCGCCGCCTGGAGAAGCTCGGGGTGGAGGTGGAGGTCTTCGGGCAGAAAGACCTGGAGAAGCTCGGCTTCGGCTCCATGCTCTGCGTCTCCCAGGGCTCCGCGCAGCCGCCGCGCATGGTGGTGATGCGCTGGAACGGCTCGGACCAGAAGAAGAAGGGCAGCAAGCCCATCGCCTTCATCGGCAAGGGCGTGACCTTCGACACGGGCGGCATCTCCATCAAGCCCGCGGGCGGGATGGAGGACATGAAGTGGGACATGGCCGGCGCCGGCGTCGTCTCCGGCCTCATGGCCGCGCTCGCCGGCCGCAAGGCGAAGGTGGACGTCGTCGGCCTTGTCGGCCTCGTGGAGAACATGCCCTCCGGCACCGCCACCCGCCCGGGCGACGTCGTCACCTCCTACTCCGGCCAGACGATCGAGGTGATCAACACGGACGCGGAGGGCCGCCTCGTCCTCGCGGACGTGCTGTCCTACTGCAGGAAGCGCTTCGACCCCGCCTTCATGGTGAACCTCGCCACCCTGACGGGCGCCATCATCGTGGCGCTGGGCAACGAGCACGCCGGCCTCTTCTCCAACGATGACGGGCTGGCCCAGCGCATCCAGGACGCCGGCAAGGCGGTGGGGGAGCTGGCCTGGCGCATGCCGCTGGGCGACGCCTACGACCGCCAGATCCGCTCCGACATCGCCGACATGAAGAACGTGGGCGGCGGCCGCGCCGGTGGCTCCATCACCGCGGCCCAGTTCATCCAGCGCTTCGTGGACGGCTGCCCCTGGGCGCACCTGGACATCGCGGGCGTGGCCTGGAGCGGGAAGGATCAGCCCACCGTGCCGAAGGGCGCCACCGCCTGGGGCGTGCGCCTGCTGGACCGGATGGTGGCCGAGCACCACGAGGGCCGCGCCCTCGCCGCCCTCGCGCCGGAGCCGGCCGAGGAAGCGACAGCGCTGGTGAGCGGCGCCGGCAGCACCTCCCCCGCCGTGCTGTCGGAGGGCACGCCCGCCTCCGAGCCGCTGGTGCCCACCCCCGACGCCGCGACGCGCCCGGCCGAGGGCCCCGCCCCGGCCCCCCGCGCCCCGCGCCGCCCGGCGACGCGCCGGCCGCGCCGCTAG
- a CDS encoding leucyl aminopeptidase family protein produces the protein MLKLRLVELPAEGGKSGHGKGSAPLALPVRPGVALPERYAAAAAAAGFDPARGEALRLDGALGDRTAWLIGVAPGPTGMEAAGALAAAAIAGEEPPGGRRGVIDARGLPPADVAALAIGAGMRAHPLPHYGATPPPALRRLDLLVEDAAAHGPGLDRARALLRGAGLARDLAAEPANRLTPPLFVERLWELEAHGIEVTVHGRRWLERHGYGGLLAVGRGSAHPPRLVELRWPGRTEAPPVVLVGKGITFDTGGVSIKGAAGMEAMKADMAGAAACAGAVLALALRDSPAPVTAVLAIAENMTGADSYRPGDVLRMASGLMVEVMDTDAEGRLVLADALHRARGLNPAAILDLATLTGSIISALGHHRAGLFGNDDALRDAVMEAGEAVGEPLWPMPIGARHREDLTSDIADLRHCLPPGGGGPGWAGKFLPDACHAAAFLRDFAAPEGAPLISWAHLDIAGMDLREAGREAGPYPLPPGPSGYGVRLLDRLVADRFEGEAQWLRPARPR, from the coding sequence GTGCTGAAACTCCGTCTCGTCGAGCTGCCGGCGGAAGGCGGCAAGTCCGGGCACGGGAAGGGGAGCGCGCCCCTCGCCCTGCCCGTCCGGCCCGGCGTGGCGCTGCCGGAGCGATACGCCGCCGCGGCCGCCGCCGCGGGCTTCGACCCCGCCCGTGGCGAGGCGCTGCGGCTGGACGGCGCGCTGGGCGACCGCACCGCCTGGCTTATCGGCGTCGCGCCCGGACCGACCGGGATGGAGGCCGCCGGCGCCCTCGCCGCCGCCGCGATAGCCGGGGAGGAACCGCCGGGCGGGCGGCGCGGCGTGATCGACGCACGCGGCCTGCCGCCCGCCGACGTCGCCGCCCTCGCCATCGGCGCGGGGATGCGCGCCCATCCCCTGCCCCATTACGGCGCCACCCCGCCCCCCGCCCTGCGAAGGCTGGACCTGCTGGTGGAGGACGCGGCGGCGCACGGGCCGGGCCTGGACCGCGCGCGCGCCCTGCTGCGCGGCGCGGGGCTGGCGCGGGACCTGGCGGCGGAACCCGCCAACCGCCTCACGCCGCCCCTCTTCGTCGAGCGGCTCTGGGAGCTGGAGGCGCACGGCATCGAGGTGACCGTCCACGGCCGCCGCTGGCTGGAGCGGCACGGCTACGGCGGCCTCCTCGCGGTCGGGCGCGGCTCCGCCCACCCGCCGCGGCTGGTGGAGCTGCGCTGGCCCGGCCGCACGGAGGCCCCGCCCGTCGTCCTGGTCGGCAAGGGCATCACCTTCGACACGGGCGGCGTCTCCATCAAGGGCGCCGCCGGCATGGAGGCGATGAAGGCCGACATGGCCGGCGCCGCCGCCTGCGCGGGCGCGGTCCTCGCCCTCGCGCTGCGCGACAGCCCCGCCCCCGTCACCGCCGTGCTGGCGATCGCGGAGAACATGACGGGCGCCGATTCCTACCGCCCCGGCGACGTCCTCCGCATGGCTTCCGGCCTGATGGTGGAGGTGATGGACACGGACGCGGAGGGGCGGCTGGTGCTGGCGGACGCCCTGCACCGCGCGCGCGGCCTGAACCCCGCCGCCATCCTCGACCTCGCCACGCTCACGGGCAGCATCATCTCCGCCCTCGGCCACCACCGCGCCGGGCTCTTCGGCAACGACGACGCGCTGCGCGACGCCGTGATGGAGGCCGGCGAGGCGGTGGGCGAGCCCCTCTGGCCCATGCCCATCGGCGCCCGGCACCGCGAGGACCTGACGAGCGACATCGCCGACCTCCGCCACTGCCTGCCCCCTGGTGGCGGAGGGCCGGGCTGGGCCGGGAAGTTCCTGCCCGATGCCTGCCACGCCGCCGCCTTCCTGCGCGACTTCGCGGCGCCGGAGGGCGCGCCTCTCATTTCCTGGGCCCATCTGGACATCGCGGGCATGGACCTGCGGGAAGCGGGGCGCGAGGCCGGCCCCTACCCGCTTCCCCCCGGCCCCAGCGGCTACGGCGTGCGCCTCCTGGACCGGCTGGTGGCAGACCGCTTCGAGGGAGAGGCGCAGTGGCTGCGGCCCGCCCGGCCGCGCTAA
- a CDS encoding L-threonylcarbamoyladenylate synthase, translating to MLRAGELVAFPTETVYGLGADARDGRAVAAIYAAKGRPSFNPLISHFADADAAFAEVVPDGRARALAARFWPGPLTLVLPRREGGRIDQLTGAGLDTLAVGVPGHPLALDLLRAAGVPLAAPSANRSGGVSPTTADHVMAGLSGRIAAVLDGGPCAVGVESTVLDLSGPAPLLLRPGGVTVAALEEVVGPVARPVAWPEEAEPAMLRSPGMMLSHYAPGLPVRLGAREVGAEEALLAFGAPLAGAGAVWNLSEAGELAEAAARLFAGLRWLDGEGERLGLRGIAAMPVPEEGLGEAVNDRLRRAAAPR from the coding sequence ATGCTGCGCGCGGGGGAGCTCGTCGCCTTCCCCACGGAGACGGTCTACGGCCTGGGCGCGGATGCCCGGGACGGGCGGGCGGTGGCGGCGATCTACGCGGCCAAGGGGCGGCCGAGCTTCAACCCGCTGATCTCCCACTTCGCGGACGCGGACGCGGCCTTCGCCGAGGTGGTGCCGGATGGCCGCGCCAGGGCGCTGGCGGCGCGCTTCTGGCCGGGGCCGCTGACGCTGGTGCTGCCGCGCCGGGAGGGGGGGCGGATCGACCAGCTGACGGGGGCGGGGCTGGACACGCTGGCGGTGGGGGTGCCCGGGCACCCGCTGGCGCTGGACCTGCTGCGGGCGGCGGGGGTGCCGCTGGCCGCGCCCTCCGCCAATCGCTCAGGCGGGGTGTCGCCGACCACGGCCGATCACGTGATGGCCGGGCTCTCCGGGCGGATCGCGGCGGTGCTGGATGGCGGGCCCTGCGCGGTGGGGGTGGAGAGCACGGTGCTGGACCTTTCCGGCCCCGCCCCGCTGCTGCTGCGGCCGGGCGGGGTGACGGTGGCGGCGCTGGAGGAGGTGGTCGGGCCCGTGGCGCGGCCCGTGGCGTGGCCCGAGGAGGCGGAGCCGGCGATGCTGCGGTCGCCGGGGATGATGCTCTCCCACTACGCGCCGGGGCTGCCGGTGCGGCTGGGGGCGCGGGAGGTGGGCGCGGAGGAGGCCCTGCTGGCCTTCGGGGCGCCGCTGGCCGGGGCGGGGGCGGTCTGGAACCTCTCGGAGGCGGGGGAGCTGGCGGAGGCGGCGGCGCGGCTCTTCGCCGGGTTGCGCTGGCTGGACGGGGAGGGGGAGCGCCTGGGGTTGCGCGGGATCGCGGCCATGCCGGTGCCGGAGGAGGGGCTGGGGGAGGCGGTGAACGACCGGTTGCGGAGGGCGGCGGCGCCGCGCTGA